Part of the Notamacropus eugenii isolate mMacEug1 chromosome 5, mMacEug1.pri_v2, whole genome shotgun sequence genome is shown below.
ACCCTGTTTACAACATTCTCTGTGTGGGCAAGAGCTACCACTATGTGGGGCCCTGAGGGGGCAAGGCTGGCTAAGCAGGGACTCCTCAGTATGAGTGGCTGGGTCATTTAATTCCAGAGCAGGCTGGTAATAGGGACCCAACATGAAAGAAAGGCATTTGCCATGCTCCCATAAAACATTGGACTAGGGGCATCTCCTCCCTTTACTGGGGATTCTCAGGCAGCTGGGTTTCTCCTCTGCCTAGGAAGAGGGCATTGCGCCTCATGCGGGTGTCCCAGGGAGTACTGGAGCAGGCAGAACCACCAGGACAGCATGGGGCTCACAACTGGAAATAATCAGGTCACGATCACTGGGaaggttacaaagcactttattccCGTTGGATCTCATTTGTGTCCTGTGACATTCTCTCATTGATCCTAAGATTCAGAGCTAAACTAGGCTCTCCTGTTGAAGAGGAAGAAGCCAGAGAAGAATCTGGAACCAGGGCCCAAAGCCAAGTCTCCGGCCTCCACCACAAAGGCTTGTCCCTGCTCTTGTATAATGCCTTCAGTTATacatggggaaaccaaggccagGGAGGGGCAGGGACTTCCCTATGGTCACGCGGGCAGGACTAAACCCAAagctccttcctcctcccaatccAGTAGAAGGGAGAGGGTCAGATCTCAGAGATGAAGATCTAAGAGTGGAGCTGAAAGGGCCTTTGGAGAAGGCAGGATGTCAGGACAGAAGGGCCATGCTACAacagaaagggatcttagaactgaggctgtcagagctgggagagaagggagggcaggcgCTGTGCTGAGTATGTGACAAGTATCACTGCATTTGATCCTCAACTCTGGGAGGAAGGTggtattattaccctcattttacagctgaggaagctgaggtgaacaggttaagggacttgtaagtgcctgaggctggatttgaactgaggtcttcacTCCTGGCCAGGTCATCTGGGCACCAGCTGCCTGAGTAAGAGCGGGAAAGGCCCCCAAGGTACCGTGTTAGAGGCAGGAAGTGCATGTCAGAGGGGTTGggcagggaagaggaagaggaccGAGAAAGCTTCTTCTTACTCCCCCAttccacagaggaggaaactggccAGGGTCAGGACCTAGCCCAGGACAAGGCAGCTGGAGAGGCTGCTGTCTCACTGGTTCGGGGGCTGTGAGCCAGGGCCAGCTGGCCAGGGGAGGGGGACGTCACTCTCGTTTCCTCAGGTGGATGTAAATGATGCCGCTGGCCAGCGCCAGAGGAAATGCCACCCAGGCTAGGGCAAAGCAGTAGCCGAAGGAGCCTCCAGCATGATGAAACTCCTTGACGTGTATGGCGTAGATAAGGGCCCCCGTGAACACTGACACACctaggggagggggcagggcagagGGAGTCACACCCACCCCCTCCCTGCAGCCCCCAGTCTGGtgcctgccctcccctccccatcctcccttCCAAGGGGCACCCATGCCCGAGGCCCCAGCCCTGGCTCACTCACTGGTGCAGAGCTGGCACAGCCCTGTGGCATAGAAGAGACCCCCTCGTTTCATGTTGTACAGCTGGAACATGAAGAGGATGAAGGAGAGGCAGCAGAACACCAAGGACAGCACCATGAGGGCCTGCACGGCCTTGAGCCAACCTGGGGAGCAGAGCCGGAGACTCTTAGCTGCCATTCCCTTCCCTACGTCTGCCTggttagactgggagctcccagGGGGCAGCAACCCGGCTCCTTTTGTATTGGCACTCCTGGCCCCCAGCACCATGCTTGGTATAgtagtgtttcataaatgctatttcattcattcatttgtttgcatTGGCCCCACCCTCCTCAGAAGGTGGAATCCCAACCCTGGCTGTCTTGGGGCCTTGGGACTTTGCCCCTCAGAACTGGGGGCTGACCCCTGGGACTGATGTTAATGGGCTGTGGCAATCCAAACCCTTCTGCCCCCCCCTCCATGCAGAGGTGTAGTTGGGTGGGGGGAGCTTTGGGGGGTGCTCTCCCTCACCGTTTTCGCTGACATTTTTGCATTGCCAGATCTCCCGGGAAGATTGGTTCAAATGGGCCAAGCATTCCTTCCAAAGGTTCAGTGAGTCATTCCCAGGGAGAATCCACCATGACTGAGACCAGTcggggtcaaaaaaaaaaaaaggcagaagagaacAAGAATTAGGGAcgggggagggtgggggggagggtggcCGAGGGGCAGAGCCTGCTTGGAAGGAGGGGAATTGATGGGTGGGGTCCTAGGGATTTTCCTTAAACTCCAGTTTGACTGTATCTCTGCCTCCCCCTCAGTGAAGTGTCCGGACTCCTTGGCTCTTGGCTAAAGCTGTCAACCCCTCTGTTCAGCTTTAAGGTCTTTCTCTCGTTGGGATCCCCTCAGGTTATGGGCTCATCATCTTTgccctccccatccctttcctGGGGTACATCCCCTTCCTCACATCCTCGgatgtcttccctctgcgcccaTGGGCAGGGCCCTCCCCCGTATGTACATCCATctattgtatgtatgtacaagtgtgtgtctgagtgtgtgtgtgcatgtacctGTGTGTACCATTGTTTCTGCCATATGcggtaagctctttgaaggcaaggacatTCACTTTTGTCTCTACCCCAAAGGTGCCTGTATTGAGGTGCATCGCACGGCCAGATGCTTTCGCAGGGGTGGAAAAGGCAGGGAAGGGGGGGGAGCAGGGAGGAAAGCCCTGGGCCGAGCCAGAACACCCCTCCCTGAACCCATAATCTCACCTTGTCCAGGGTGGCCACAAAGAGCAGGATGAGAATGAGGATGTGCAGGGCAGAGACAGCCACCAGGAGCAGGGACATGATGCCCACAGagtctggggggaggggagagccagGCTGGCACCTAGGTATGGAGGACACTCCCAAGGGGGGAGTTTAGGGGCATGGCCTGGGGATCTAGCCTGGATATTCCCCAGTGGAGTTGAAGGAGATGCCTGCATCCTcaaaggatggggggggggggggcgggaagcGTGTGTGGAGTGGAGCTGCAGGgggatcttcccctcccacacTCCCTGTGTTTGCACCATCTGGGCCCTCTAAGAACTAGAACCCAGACATGAGGATTGAAACCTGCCCCACCTAGTTCCTCCCCACTAGTCCCCAGTTTGTGAGCTGGAGTGGGGCGCTGCCCTAGGGACTAAGACTCCACTAGGCTCTCCTCCTGTCTTCCCCCGCTCCTTGGTGGGGGTTCAACATGAGTCACTGTgactcattcccttctctcccaccaGAGAAACCCCAGCCCTGGGGCCTTGCTACTGTCCTCCTCAAGTCATCGCTCGGTCTAGGGCAGGGCAGCCAAACACCTGGGGCCTTTCAGGGCTATGGAAGTGAGATAGAGTGGTAAAGGTCTGGGTGCTAGCAGGACTAAGTGTGGGGATCCCTAGGAGAGCAAAACTGAGGTGTAGGAAGCTTGGGATGCCTGGCTTAGTGCAGGGCAGTTAAGGGAATTAGTTGGGTCTCTTCAGAGAACTGGCCAAGAGGGAGAATTGGGGTCTGGAAGTTAGAACAGGAGAAAGACAGGAAATCCTGAGCTGGGGAGTAAGGGCTGTTAGCTCAGATGTCTGGATCCCCGGAGGAAGGAAGACGAGGCAGGAAGAGACAGCTGGGGTCTTTGGCAGAACACCCTctacttccccccacccccagcatctGTGGGGAAGGGAATGTCCCATATGTGGATCTCAAAGAGTgttgcctctcccctctccctgccccctccccttcctgtccccttcctcttcccttcccatacCTACTAAGTGCTTTAGGATTCTCACCTTCTCCTTGGCCAGGTAGAAGGTATCTGGAGGCAGATGGGGTCTTTCCTGTCTCAAAGGctcctttctttctcaaataACGGAGAAGCACTTAGCCAGCGCAGCCAGAGGAAGTCAGAGCTAATGCTCGGTCCCTTTTCCCGGCCTCCCTGCCCCgccctgctctctccctccttctctccaccTCTTGCCCGGCCCccgcctccctcccttcttccttcctctgaagACCCACTCCCTTCTCAGTACGGTCCAAAccactctctctcttccaccccGCCTaggtctctgcctctctctgcatTTCTCTGTCTGTGGGtgtctctcctctgcctctgGGATATATTCTCTAACTTCCTTTTTATTTACAAGCAGGAGAAGCCTGGGAGGGACCCAAGTTTCCATTGAATCATGCACCATCATACTTtctttatgtctctctgtctttccctctctgggtgtctctctgtctctgtatctctatgTTTGTGTCTTTCAAGTTATTCATTTGTCTACTTCAGCCTTGTGTCTTCCACTTTCTGTCACCACTGCCCCTGATCCCAGGGCTTGCAGAGACTGAGGGCTGGGGAAGGTAGCTGGAAGGTAGGACCTTGACTTGGGAAGCCAACcagtcagtaaatgtttattaattaccgactatgtgccaggcaccgtatTAAGGGCTGAGGATGCCCCTCCTCCCGCCAAAAGGCTAAAAGATAGCTTTAGGAGTTTATGATCTAATGGGGGTAGACTACACACAAaagtatatacaaagcaagttgtAGACAGGATAAGTAGGACATTAACAGGGGAAGGAGCTGGGATTCAGAGGGTTGGGGAAAGCTTTGGGGGAGGTCAGTATCAGAGTGGAGGTGTTGAGGTCAGGAAACCATAGTGTTGAGATTTGGGTGCTCAGGACACCCAAATGAATTCGACCCGaatcttctttcagccaaagtaaaacaaagtttattaaagatttgccattttGGGTTGATTCTTAACAAGCctcttgtattgacaagtgggccagatagaatctcagcgaGATTGAATCTAAGCCAgactgaatctgagcaccttcatggaggtgagatggaatttatatacagaaagattgtgtGAGGGATCTGGCGATGGTCTAGGGTGATGGGAATTGGGgtttagggaggatcttgatgggactggggtgactgatCAAAAGTGGGAAGCAGGtgaggcaatccagaggtaacaggtAATGGAGGGCTGGGCTAGGTGAAGGGTAACGGGCATCTGGGtgtgaaaagccagattaagtgggaagattgaaggaggttcccagagtctacCACATCGTAGGGTGGGGTGTTCCCGGCATGGGAGATAGGCAGAGAGAATGTCTGGAGCCCAGAGATGCAATGTCTTGCTTGGGGAAAACCAGGGTGGCCAGTGACACTGGATTGGAGTATGTATTGGGGAATGAGGTTTAAGGAAGGAGGGCGCCAGGTTGGGACGGGCCTTGATCTCAAGAGGGCTCCGCATTTGACCCTGGAGGTGGATgacagggagccattggagtttattgaatggaggaGTGACTTGATCAGATTTGTGTTTGAGGAAAGTCACTTTGTTGAGTGGAGAAGGCAGACCTCCCCCCCAGCAGTTACTGCCATAGTGCCCCCCGCCCCCCGTGGCGTTTCTTTCattccagtgggggaggggagaataacCAATACACAGATAATTCGATCTAAAACACAATACAAGTAATGTGGGTGCAGCAGGGGGGCCGCCGTCTAGGAGCCTCCACCAGCCAGAGGAGCGGGCTTTGGAGGCAGTGACTTCggaaagtccttcattttacgggcctttttcttctctttgcaccCGCTGCTCCTGGGGTCCCCCAGCACTGCTCGGTACCCAGGAAGAGGCCCCGGGCTTGATGTGATCTGAAGCTCAGATCTGCCACCGGGCAAAGCTCTGCTCAGATCCGGAACAGAAAGCCAgagcagaattggaacccagggccgcctctgactccaaacccacgGCTCCTTCCTGGCTAGCAGACCGTGCTTGGCCGAACCGGGAGCCGTGGGCACAAGAGACGGATTTGTAGCCCTGAGAGGGCAGGTGGGAGGTGGGCGCGCCCACCAGGCTAGGGCCAGGAGGGCCCCTCAGGCTGATGCTGAGCCCCGGGAGGAGAGCGAGGAGGCTACTGCTTCCTCCCTCAGGAAACCGCAGGCAGCTTTGGGGCACGCCCTGTGCCGCGGGCGGCCTGGAGCTGGGCTGCAGCCCGCCTTCCTTCGAGGCCCAGCCCCGGGGAGCTGCGGCCTGGCAGCACGTGGAAGGTGGCTCGGGCTGGGGGCGGGGCTCCCTCCCACTGAGGGAATCGGGGAGGAGCCCCGGAGAGAGGCTCCGCCTCCTGCTCCGAGCGGTTCGAGGGCGTTGGTGCTCAGGCGCACTAGGCGGGGGCGCGAGGGAGGGAGGCGGCGGTGAGCAGCTCTCCCTCCGCCCATCTACGCCCCATTTGCCACCCGCAGATTAAGAGCCCTTCTCCCCTTAGCTCCGCCCCCTCGGCAGCTCCTAAGCCCCGCCCCTCACAAGCTCCTCCCTCCCGCCCCAGCCCCTAGTCTGCTGCTCCTGCATCCCTCAAATCCCCCTTGTCCCGCCCCCTTAACTCCTAGCTTCAGCCAAACCCCCATCTTCCTCCCCAAGCCCTCCCACTCAAATCCTCCCGAGTCTCTCCCCTCAGCCCCCACCCCAGTTTCTACTACCCACGTCCCCTTTGTCCCGCCCCCCAGCATCCCCAGCCACACCCTCCCAAAGCTCTCTTAAATCTTCACTCTCCCGCTTGACCCCGCCCCTCACCGCTTTAGCTCCGCCCCCAGGCGGTGCCACGTTCTCCTCTCAGCTCCAGCCCCTTTTTCTCAACCCCGCCCCTCCCCTTGGCTTGCATGCCTCTGCTCCGCCAGCCCGAGGCCCGGGGAGGGGTTTGGAGGAGATCCTCTGAGTCAGCCTCCCCCAGAGGGAGTCGGGGGAGGGccgaagggagggagaaggagggaggggggagaaagggaaaggggaaaccCGAGGGAGGAGCGTGAAGGAGGGGCCccaatccccctccccccccaccccgcctGGGCCAGCTTCCCCAATCCCCGCCGCCGGCCCTGTAGCCCCAGCAACCAGGACCACAACAGAGGGCGTAATCGGGCGAGGCCCGAGTCTAGACCTGTAGGGCCCCCGGTGCCCTTGTGCCCCCCAACTTCCCAACCTGGATCCTCCACTGCCCTCCAAGGGCCGCCCAAGTAGACTTCTCCCCGCAGCCACCATGCCGCTGGCCATCAGCGTGCGCTCGGAGGACAGCGAAGCCTACCTGGATAGCTCCGGTAAGTGCTCGGGCCGGGGGGTCGGAGCGGGGCGCTGGCCCGGCCTCCCTCCAGCTGACCCGGCCCCCGCCTGCCCCCCG
Proteins encoded:
- the EMP3 gene encoding epithelial membrane protein 3 — encoded protein: MSLLLVAVSALHILILILLFVATLDKSWWILPGNDSLNLWKECLAHLNQSSREIWQCKNVSENGWLKAVQALMVLSLVFCCLSFILFMFQLYNMKRGGLFYATGLCQLCTSVSVFTGALIYAIHVKEFHHAGGSFGYCFALAWVAFPLALASGIIYIHLRKRE